Proteins from one Silurus meridionalis isolate SWU-2019-XX chromosome 3, ASM1480568v1, whole genome shotgun sequence genomic window:
- the epc2 gene encoding enhancer of polycomb homolog 2, whose protein sequence is MSKLSFRARALDAAKPLPVYCNGDVPDLSDCVAISRAVPQMPTGMEKEEEAEHHLQRAICAQQVFREKKDSMVIPVPEAQGCITYYDRLYKGDFRQPKQLIHIQPFGLDSEQPDYDMDSEDETLLNRLNRKMELKPLQFEVMVDRLEKASANQLVTLQEAKLLLNEDDYLLKSVYDYWVRKRKNCRGPSLIPQIRQEKRDGSTNNDAYVAFRRRTEKMQTRKNRKNDEASYEKMLKLRREFSRAITILEMVKKREKSKRELLHLTLEVMEKRYQMNDFSGDVLNEVSAPLAEKSVYPAPMCLPNGNRHKTENKMKSHKPMPKHHPHHFLVKAEPQLDVVRGLKKNTRRPKLEPLRQHAVIKADIKQYDFHSSGEEELPLSPSSEPDEENDPDGAFVFRRRAGCHYLAPITDKSCTPVPRLDGIDALCQRNSLTALSVPRRCIGVSRRRLGRGGRMLLDQTSSDLDRVLRHLDPDTVSPSDSLPVLTDTHTNAHVPVLGHSGAKPQRSLAQLLNDIQACRWRYFRPRPLNQSAKEEGRTDSLQDNRNGGGGGTNVNNSLRNSSLGGITEEQFQSHQQQLAQMLQQQGLQENPPLSEPSHAQVSKPASSGSLSKTLDSASAHFAASAVVSGSNKDLKPHGTGVNGILTNSGRQSKFSCSSPLGLNSVSGSSTSARPSAVPLNVPHVSAVSPARPCAPSSPTLKLASVASSSLQKVTLNREKNEPERLALNGLTDTTVAMEVT, encoded by the exons ATGAGTAAACTCTCGTTCCGGGCGCGAGCGCTAGACGCCGCCAAACCTCTTCCCGTTTACTGTAACGGAGACGTCCCGGATTTATCCGACTGCGTAGCCATCAGCCGGGCGGTACCGCAGATGCCGACCGGAAtggagaaagaagaggaagcg GAGCACCATCTCCAGAGGGCCATCTGTGCCCAGCAGGTGTTCAGGGAGAAGAAGGACAGCATGGTGATCCCGGTGCCTGAAGCCCAGGGCTGCATCACCTACTATGACCGTCTGTACAAAGGAGACTTCCGGCAGCCCAAACAGCTCATCCACATCCAGC CGTTCGGACTGGACAGCGAGCAGCCCGACTATGACATGGACTCCGAGGACGAGACGCTGCTCAACCGTCTCAACCGTAAGATGGAGCTGAAACCGTTGCAGTTCGAGGTCATGGTGGACCGTCTGGAGAAAGCCAGCGCGAACCAG CTGGTGACTCTGCAGGAGGCCAAGCTGCTCCTGAACGAAGACGACTACCTGCTCAAGTCTGTGTACGACTACTgggtgaggaagaggaagaactGCCGCGGCCCGTCGCTCATCCCGCAGATCAGGCAGGAGAAGCGAGACGGCTCCACCAACAACGACGCCTACGTGGCTTTCCGCCGGCGCACGGAGAAGATGCAGACCAGGAAG AACCGTAAAAACGACGAGGCCTCCTACGAGAAGATGCTGAAGCTGAGACGGGAGTTCAGCCGAGCCATCACCATCTTAGAGATGGTCAAGAAGAGGGAAAAGAGCAAGCGGGAGCTGCTGCATCTCACGCTGGAGGTGATGGAGAAGAG GTACCAGATGAACGATTTCTCCGGAGACGTTCTAAACGAGGTCTCGGCACCGCTGGCAGAAAAAAGCGTCTACCCAGCTCCGATGTGTCTCCCCAACGGGAACAGGCATAAAACGGAAAACAAAATGAAG AGCCACAAGCCCATGCCGAAACACCACCCGCACCACTTCCTGGTGAAGGCCGAGCCGCAGCTCGACGTCGTCCGGGGGCTTAAAAAGAACACGCGCAGACCCAAGCTGGAGCCTCTACGTCAACATGCCGTCATCAAAGCCGACATCAAGCAGTACGACTTTCACAGCTCCGGGGAGGAGGAACTCCCGCTG TCTCCCTCGTCCGAGCCGGATGAGGAGAACGACCCGGACGGAGCGTTCGTTTTCAGACGTCGAGCGGGTTGCCATTACCTCGCT cccaTTACAGATAAGAGCTGCACTCCTGTACCACGTTTGGATGGAATCGATGCCCTGTGCCAGAGAAACTCCCTCACAGCTCTGTCCGTGCCACGCCGCTGCATAGGAGTCTCGCGCAGACGTCTGGGCCGTGGCGGCAG AATGCTCCTCGACCAGACCTCATCAGACCTGGACCGAGTCCTCAGACACTTGGACCCCGACACGGTCAGCCCTTCCGACTCGCTACCGGTGCTCACCGACACACACACGAACGCACACGTTCCCGTATTGGGGCATTCCGGGGCAAAGCCTCAGCGCTCTCTGGCTCAGCTCCTCAACGACATCCAGGCGTGCAGGTGGAGGTACTTTCGTCCCCGACCCCTCAATCAGAGCGCAAAAGAAGAGGGCAGGACGGACTCGCTTCAGGACAACAGGaacggaggaggaggaggaacgaACGTGAACAACAGCTTGAGAAACAGCAGTTTAG GTGGGATCACAGAGGAGCAATTTCAGTCCCACCAGCAACAGTTGGCGCAGATGCTCCAGCAACAAGGCCTGCAGGAGAACCCACCTCTGTCTGAACCTTCCCACGCTCAAGTGTCT AAACCAGCCTCCTCAGGCTCCCTGTCCAAGACGTTAGACTCGGCCAGCGCTCACTTCGCCGCCTCGGCCGTAGTCAGCGGCTCAAACAAGGATCTCAAACCCCACGGCACCGGCGTCAACGGCATCCTTACCAATTCAG GAAGACAGAGTAAGTTTAGCTGTTCGTCTCCGCTCGGACTCAACAGCGTCTCAGGCTCTTCGACCTCTGCCCGCCCTTCAGCCGTACCCCTGAATGTGCCCCACGTGAGCGCCGTGTCCCCTGCACGACCCTGCGCCCCTTCATCGCCCACATTGAAGCTCGCCAGCGTGGCCAGCAGCAGTCTGCAAAAAGTCACACtcaacag GGAGAAGAACGAGCCGGAGAGACTGGCTCTGAACGGTTTAACGGACACCACTGTGGCCATGGAGGTGACATAG